From the Acidimicrobiales bacterium genome, the window ATCACGCTCGGGTACTTCCAGGTGATGGCCGAACCGGTCTCGACCTGGGTCCACGAGATCTTGGCGTCGGTGTGGGCCCGCCCGCGCTTGGTCACGAAGTTGTAGATGCCACCGACACCGTTCTCGTCGCCGGGGTACCAGTTCTGCACGGTCGAGTACTTGATCTCGGCCCGGTCCTTGGCGACCAGCTCGACCACCGCGGCGTGGAGCTGGTTCTCGTCGCGCTGAGGGGCGGTGCAACCCTCGAGGTAGGAGACGTGGGAGTCGTCCTCGGCCACGATCAGGGTGCGCTCGAACTGGCCGGTGTTCTGGGAGTTGATGCGGAAGTAGGTGGAGAGCTCCATGGGGCACCGCACCCCCTTGGGGATGTAGCAGAAGGACCCGTCGGAGAAGACTGCCGAGTTGAGCGCGGCGAAGAAGTTGTCGCGCACGGGCACCACCGAGCCGAGGTGCTCGCGGACGAGATCGGGATGGTCCTTCACGGCCTCGGAGAACGAGCAGAAGATCACGCCGGCCTCGGCGAGGGTCTCCTTGAACGTGGTGGTGACCGAGACCGAGTCGACGATCGCGTCGATGGCGACATTGCTCAGCATCTTCTGCTCGTGGAGCGGGATGCCGAGCTTGTCGAACATGTCGCGGATCTCGGGGTCGACGTCGTCGAGGCTGTCGAGCACGGGCTTCTTCTTCGGCGCCGCCCAGTAGCTCAGGCCCTGGTAGTCGATGGGCTGGATCTGGAGCTTCGCCCAGTCGGGTTCGTCCATCGATTGCCAGGCCTCGTACGCCTGGAGGCGCCACTCGAGGAGCCACTCGGGTTCGTCCTTCTTGGCCGAGATGAGCCGGACGGTGTCCTCGGTGAGGCCCGGGGGCGCGATGTCGGTGTCGAGGTCGGTGCTGAAGCCGTATTCGTAGCCGGCCTCGGTCAGTGCCTCTATCTCGCGCAGTGAATCGTTCATCGAACTACTTTCCCGTTCATCGAGGTCAGGTCTAGCCGTCGACCTCGATGAAGATGCACTCGCCGGGACATTCCTCGGCCGCTTCGATCACGCTCTCGACCGCCTTGTCGGGGATTCTCGCCATGCCTTCGGCCCCGGCCGGGTTGGCGGTGCCGTCGAAGAGCTTCTCACTGCCGAAGTTGCTCGCGGACTCCTTCACGTAGAAGAGCCCGTCGTCGAGTCCGAAGAAGACCTCGGGGGCGATTTCCTCGCACAGACCGTCGCCGGTGCAGAGATCCTGGTCGATCCAGACCTTCATGTCGTTCCTTTGGGGGTTGGCGTGCCTCGAGGTTACCAAGGTTTCGCCAGTTGTAACTGCTGAAAGTGCAGAAAATGGCCCTTCATGTTACGGTCACGAGCATGGATTCCGCCAACCGCGCCCTCTCGGCGACGCAGCGCCGGGTGCTCGTCGCCGTGAAGCGGCAGGGCGAGTCGACGGTCGACGAGCTCGGCGAACTGCTCGAGATCTCCCCCAGCGCGGTCCGCCAGCACCTCGGCGCGCTGGAGTCCGCAGGAATGGTGTCGTCTCGTCGCCAGTACGGGCTCCCTGGTCGGCCGGCGAACCGCTATCGGGCAACGGCGCGGGCCGAGTCGCTCTTCGAGGCCGACGACGGCCGCTTCTCGCTCGAGCTGCTCGGGCATCTCGAAGCCGAAGCCCCTGAGCTCGTCGCCCGGGTGTTCGATCGACGCCGTGTGAAGATGGTCGACGATGCCCGCTCGCGGGTGGAGGGGATGACCACCGACGAGCGGGTCGGCATCGTCGCCGAGCTCCTCGACGACCAGGGTTGTCTCGCCGATTCCGAGGTGGTCGACGACGGGCACCACCGCATCAACCTCCACACCTGCCCGGTCTGGGCAGTCGCCAGTCGCCACCGCGAGGCGTGCACCAGCGAACTCGACTTCATCTGCGACCTGATTCCGGGCGCGACGGTGGAGCGGGTCACCCACAAGACGTCCGGCGACCACACCTGCGTCTACGAGATCCGCGCTACGAGCTGACCACGTCGCGGTTGCGCCACCGGAACGGTCCCGATGATCGCTCCCGGGTCGCGAACGCCGCGATCTGATCGGAGAACCGCGTGGTGAGCGGACCGACGATCGCGGTCACCAACACATAGCCCGCCGCGAGCGCGCCCAACTCGGGGCCGTCGGCGAGCCCGGCTCCGAGCGCGGCGATGACGATCGAGAACTCGCCACGGGCGATCAGCACGGTGCCGGCCCGTAGGCGGCCGCGCGTGCCCACGCCGCGACGCCGCGCCGCGTACCACCCGGTGGCGACCTTGGTGAGCGCCGTGATCACGGCGAGGAGCACCGCCCAGCCGGCCACATCCACGAGATCGGCGGGATCGATCTGGAACGAGAAGAACACGAAGAAGGTCGCCGCGAAGAGATCGCGCAGCGGCGAGAGGAGTTCGAGCGCTCGTTCCTCCGCCTTTCCGGAGAGGGCCAGGCCGACCAGGAAGGCGCCGATGGCTCCGGACACCTCGAAGAGCTGGGCGACGCCGGCGACGAGGAGGACGAGACCGAACACGCCCAGGAGCACGGACTCGTTCGATCCGCTGCCGAGCCCGCGGCTGAGGTGAAGCCCGTAGCGGAGGGCGATCAGGAGAATCACGGCAACGACGGCGAGTGCGATCGCCACGCTGATCAGCGTTTCTCCGAGCGTGCCCCCGACGATCAGCGCGGCCACCACGGGGAGGTAGATCGCCATCGCGAGATCCTCGATCACGAGGAGGTCGAGCACCGACGGTGTCTCACGGTTGCCGATGCGGCCGAGATCGTCGAGGACCTTCGAGATCACACCCGACGAGGAGACCCAGCAGACACCACCGAGCAGCAGCGCGGCCAGCGGCGTCCAGCCGAGGATCATCCCGACCGCGAAGCCGGACCCGGCGTTGAGCACCATGTCGACCAGTCCCGGCGGTACGCCGGTCTTCAGCCCGGTGCGCAACTCGTCGTCGCTGTACTCGAGGCCGAGCGTGAAGAGCAGCAGCAACACGCCGATCTCGGCGGCCAGCGAGACGAAGTCCTCGGTCACGTCGAGCTCGGCGACGCCGCCGTTGCCGAACGCCAGCCCGGCGATCAGATAGAGCGGGACCGCAGTCACGCCCAGACGGCCGGCCAGGCGCGACAGGATGCCGAGGCCGAAGACGACTGCGCCGACCTCCAGAAAGGCGACAGCCGTCTCCGTGGAGCCGGCGGCGAGCATCATGCCGAGGCGATCACGGGGATCAGCCCCCCAGCATCGAGCGGAGTGTCCGCAGCCCGTCGAGCGGACCGACCGCGACGACGACGTCGCCGGCGGTCAGCACGAAGTCGGCGTCGGGGGCCGGAACGGGCACGTCGTCACGGATGACCGCCACGATCGAGGCGCCGGTCGTGGTGCGGAACCGACCGTCGCCGATCGGGTGTCCTGCGGCTTCGGAGTTCGTGGGGATCTGGGTCCAGTCGAGGGCCAGCCCGCCGATCACCTGACGGATCTGTGAAACGGTCTCGGTCACCCGGCTCACGCCGAGGATCTGCGCCAGGACCTGCGTGTCGGTTTCCGACAGGCTGACGAGCGACCGGCACGCATCGGGATCGTCGGCACCGTAGGCGAGGATCTCGCGGCGACCGTCGTGATGCACGATCACGGCCATGTCGTGGCCTTCCTCGCTGGTGAACTCGTGACGCACTCCGACGCCGGGCAGCTTCGTCTCGCGCACCTCTGTCATGCTGGGAGGCTAACGGGCCGGCCGCTGCGGCCGGACGGTGGGGTTCGTGGTCGCTCAGATCCCCGTCGGTCGGTTGGTGAACCGGTTCTCGGTCGGGCTGAAGAACCAGCCGCCGCCGGCCTTGGTCCCACCGTCGACCGCGATGTTGTGGCCGGTGACGAACGAGGACATGTCCGACGCGAGGAACAGCGCCACCCGGGCCTGGTCGGTGGGCCACCCGAGCCGCCCGACGGGCGCCCAGGTCGCCCACAGATCCTCGTGGCCGGCGGAGCGGGCGATGTAGTCGACCTGGGGCGTCTGGGTGAGATCGACACCGATCCCATTGGCCCGGATTCCCTCGCGGCCGTAGCCGACGGCCAGTGATGTCGTGAAGTGGGCGGCCGCTGCCTTCATGGCTGCGTAGACGGGCTCGCCGGGGTAGCCCCGCATCCCCTCGACGGAGTGGAAGTTGACGATGGACCCGCCGCCCCGCTCGATCATCGGAGTGAGGAACGCCTGCGTCACCGCGAACATGTGCCACAGGTTGATGCGGTACATCTCCTCCCACGACGCCGGGTTCGACTCGGTGAAGCGCACCGACGGCCGATAGTCGCCGACATTGTTGACGAGGACGTCGATCCCGCCGTGTCGTTCGAGCACGTCGGCGGCCAGGGTCGCCACGCCGTCCTCGGTGCGTACGTCGACGATGTGGGCGTGGACCGAGCCCCCGGCCGCGGTCACCGTCTCGACGACGGTTTCGGCTCGCGCCGGATCGATCTCGGCGACCTCGACGATCGCACCGTGGGCCGCGAAGAGTTCGGTGACGGCGCCGCCGATACCCGCCCCGCCGCCGGTCACCACGGCGACCTTGCCCTCGAGGAGGCGGTTCCAGTCGTCGATGGCCGGCATGTCGTTCGGATCGATGGTCACCGCGTTGCTCCTGTGCTCGATGGTCCCCCGCCGTCGGGTGCGTCACCCTACCCAGGTCGGGATCGGCGGTCAGGGGGGCACCGATGTGCGGGACGGAGGACCCCGGTTCGGCCGGTCGACGGTGATCCGGCACGCTACGGTCTGGTGTGCGCGATGGCTGGCGACATCCGGGTCGGATCGGCGGACTCGTCTACGCGGTGGCCGCCCTCTTGTTGGGCGGTGTGGTCGCCGTCTTCAGTCGGCTCCGCCTCGCCGAGGAACGTGGTCGGCGCAGGGCGGCGCGTGCGTTGCCCGAAGGGGCGATCATCATCGTCTCGAACCATGCCAGCTACGCCGACGGTGTGTTGCTGGCCCTCATCTGCCGCCGGATGGGTCGTTCGGTTCGCCTGCTCGCGACTTCCGGGGTGTTCCGGATCCCCGTGCTCGGGTCACTGGCCCGCAGTGTCGGCTTCATCCCGGTCGCGCGGGGGTCGGCTTCGGCCGCCGACGCGCTGGAGCCTGCCGCAGCGGCGCTCGCGGTCGGGGAGGCGGTCGGCATCTTCCCGGAGGGCCGGACCACGCGGGATCCCGACCACTGGCCGGAGCGGGCCAAGACGGGAGCGGTGCGCCTCGCGTTGCGGACCGGTGCACCGATCGTGCCCGTTGCCATGGTGGGAACCCACCGCGTGCTCAGCCGGCGCTCGCCACTGCGTTCCATCCTGGTCAATGTGGTGCTGCGACCGGAGGTGCTGACCGAGGTGGGCGAGCCCATCGATGTCGCCGAACTCGCCCGGGCGACGGGGCATCGCCCCGACGACGTCCGGGGCATCACCGACGAGGTCTGGACGCGCGTCGTCGCGCTGGTTGCCGGACTCCGCGCCGATGCCGCTCCCGACCCGCGAGGTACCGCACCCGCGACCGACTGATGCCGCGCTCGGTCAGATGACGGGAGGGCGCCCGAGTCGCGTCATTCGAGCGACGGTTCGCCAGCGCATGCGGTCGATCGGGCGCGGCGTCGTCTGCCGAACCCCGTCGGCGAGGCCCCGGACCACGTCGCGACGGGCCTGTGTGCCCGGTGCCCTGAGCAGCATGAGTGTCGTCCAGACGAGGAGATAGACGGCAGCGACGACTCGGGGGAGACGGCGATGTGCGGTCCAGACCCGGTTGCGGGCGGTCGACACGAAGGCCTGGCCGTGACGGGCGGGCTGGGTCGCCGGATGATGCACGGTCGCCGTGGCGAGATAGTGGATCGACCGACCGGCATCGAGGAGGCGCCACGCGAGGTCCGTTTCCTCCATGGAGTAGAAGAACGCGTCGGGATAGCCGCCGGCCTTCTCGTAGTCGAGTCGGCGGATCGCGCAGGCCCCGCCGAGAAACGTCGTGACGTCGCTGCTGCGCAGCGGGTTGCCGGCGCGCAGGCGGGGCACATGGCGGCGCTGCGTGACCCCGGTCGTCTCGTCGGTGATCCGCATCGACACGGCCGCGACGTCGTGGCGCTGCTCGAAGAGGTCCACGACCGCCCGGGCGACCTGATCGTCGGCGCAGCGGGCATCGTCGTCGAGAAAGAAGAGGACGTCGCCCGTCGCCGCGGCGGCCCCGGCGTTGCGCCCTCCGGTGACCCCCAGGTTCTCCGGGAGCGTGATGCTACGGACCCCTGGATACGTGCCCGGAGCGGCGCCGTTGCCGACGAGCAGGATCTCGTCGGGCGGCACCGACTGGGTCCGGATCGACTCCACGGCGGCGGCGACCTCGAGGGGTCGGTCGCCCATGGTGAGCACGATCCAACTGCTGGTCCCCTGCACGGGCCGACCCTACCCGGCCGGTTCCGGCTCGCACCGGCCCTCGGCGGCTTCTCGGGAAGTCGCTTTGGTAGTCTCCCCCTGATGTCTTCGAACACGTCCGGTGGATCCATGCCGGAGCTCCACGACGCTCACGCGGCGATGCGGCTCGGGCCCTACCTCTCGGATCTGTGGGACCGGCGAAGCTACGTCTGGTACGAGTCCGTCAGCGAGCTGCGCAGTCGCCAGGTCACCAACGTGTTGGGCAATCTGTGGCACCTGCTCAACCCGGCGCTCAACATCTTCGTCTACTACCTGGTCTTCGGCCTGTTGTTGAAGGTGGACCGCGGCGTCGACAACTTCATCCTCTTCTTGTCGACCGGTCTCTTCGTCTTCCAGCTCACCCAGAAGTCGACGATCGACGGCGCGAGATCGATCATCAGCAACAAGGGCCTCCTCAAGGCGATCAAGTTCCCTCGTGCGCTCCTGCCGATCACCGGTGCGGTCACCGAGTTCATGTCGGCGTTGTCGTCGTTCCTCGTGCTGTTCGGGATCGCGCTGCTCACCGGCGAGTCGCCGTCGTGGCGATGGTTCGCGCTGATCCCGTTGCTCGTCGTGCAGTTCGTGTTCAACCTCGGCGCGTCGATGGTCGCCGCCCGGCTGACCACCCACTTCGTCGACTTCATCCAGATCCTTCCGTTCTTCTTCCGGCTGGTGCTCTACGGGTCCGGCGTGATCTTCGACGTCACGAAATACGTCCACGAGGGGTCGCGTGTCCGTCTGCTCTTCGAGCTCAACCCGATGTACTGCTTCATCACCGTGGCACGGTGGGCGATGTTCGGCGGCGAGCTCGATCCCACGGTCGTCGTGTCGGGCATCGTCTGGTCGATCGCACTCTGCATCGTCGGCTTCTTCTTCTTCCGCGCGGCCGAGGAGCGCTACGCCCGTGTCTGAGCTCTCATCGCAATCCGTCGCGAACGACGTCGCGCCCGTGAGCGTCGATGTCCAGCACGCCGACATCCGATACCGCGTCTACCAGGACAACTTCTTCAGCGCCCGTCAGATGGTGAGCCGCGGCTTCAAGGGGCGGGAGTCGGTGATGGTGCATGCCGTCCAGGACGTCTCCTTCCAGGTGCACGTGGGCGAGGCGTTCGGCATCGTCGGTTCGAACGGCTCCGGCAAGTCGTCACTCCTCCGAGCCATCGCCGGTCTCCAGTCGCTCCACAGCGGCCGGATCGACGTGCGCGGCGAGACGGGTCTGCTCGGCGTGGGTGCGGCGCTCAAGCCGTCGCTCTCGGGCTACCGCAACGTGATGCTGGGCGGGTTGGCGATGGGCCTCAGCCGTGACGAGATCGATCAGGAGATGGCGGGCGTGGTCGAGTTCTCCGGGTTGGGC encodes:
- a CDS encoding lysophospholipid acyltransferase family protein → MRDGWRHPGRIGGLVYAVAALLLGGVVAVFSRLRLAEERGRRRAARALPEGAIIIVSNHASYADGVLLALICRRMGRSVRLLATSGVFRIPVLGSLARSVGFIPVARGSASAADALEPAAAALAVGEAVGIFPEGRTTRDPDHWPERAKTGAVRLALRTGAPIVPVAMVGTHRVLSRRSPLRSILVNVVLRPEVLTEVGEPIDVAELARATGHRPDDVRGITDEVWTRVVALVAGLRADAAPDPRGTAPATD
- a CDS encoding cation:proton antiporter, whose protein sequence is MMLAAGSTETAVAFLEVGAVVFGLGILSRLAGRLGVTAVPLYLIAGLAFGNGGVAELDVTEDFVSLAAEIGVLLLLFTLGLEYSDDELRTGLKTGVPPGLVDMVLNAGSGFAVGMILGWTPLAALLLGGVCWVSSSGVISKVLDDLGRIGNRETPSVLDLLVIEDLAMAIYLPVVAALIVGGTLGETLISVAIALAVVAVILLIALRYGLHLSRGLGSGSNESVLLGVFGLVLLVAGVAQLFEVSGAIGAFLVGLALSGKAEERALELLSPLRDLFAATFFVFFSFQIDPADLVDVAGWAVLLAVITALTKVATGWYAARRRGVGTRGRLRAGTVLIARGEFSIVIAALGAGLADGPELGALAAGYVLVTAIVGPLTTRFSDQIAAFATRERSSGPFRWRNRDVVSS
- a CDS encoding ATP-binding cassette domain-containing protein; protein product: MSVDVQHADIRYRVYQDNFFSARQMVSRGFKGRESVMVHAVQDVSFQVHVGEAFGIVGSNGSGKSSLLRAIAGLQSLHSGRIDVRGETGLLGVGAALKPSLSGYRNVMLGGLAMGLSRDEIDQEMAGVVEFSGLGEAMGRPMQTYSSGMQARLAFSIATLRVPEILLIDEALAVGDMEFRTRSLERVNQIRERAGTVIMVSHSLKEITDSCSRAIWLDQGVLRMEGTADEVVAAYEESA
- a CDS encoding glycosyltransferase; translation: MQGTSSWIVLTMGDRPLEVAAAVESIRTQSVPPDEILLVGNGAAPGTYPGVRSITLPENLGVTGGRNAGAAAATGDVLFFLDDDARCADDQVARAVVDLFEQRHDVAAVSMRITDETTGVTQRRHVPRLRAGNPLRSSDVTTFLGGACAIRRLDYEKAGGYPDAFFYSMEETDLAWRLLDAGRSIHYLATATVHHPATQPARHGQAFVSTARNRVWTAHRRLPRVVAAVYLLVWTTLMLLRAPGTQARRDVVRGLADGVRQTTPRPIDRMRWRTVARMTRLGRPPVI
- a CDS encoding SDR family oxidoreductase; protein product: MTIDPNDMPAIDDWNRLLEGKVAVVTGGGAGIGGAVTELFAAHGAIVEVAEIDPARAETVVETVTAAGGSVHAHIVDVRTEDGVATLAADVLERHGGIDVLVNNVGDYRPSVRFTESNPASWEEMYRINLWHMFAVTQAFLTPMIERGGGSIVNFHSVEGMRGYPGEPVYAAMKAAAAHFTTSLAVGYGREGIRANGIGVDLTQTPQVDYIARSAGHEDLWATWAPVGRLGWPTDQARVALFLASDMSSFVTGHNIAVDGGTKAGGGWFFSPTENRFTNRPTGI
- a CDS encoding ferredoxin, whose translation is MKVWIDQDLCTGDGLCEEIAPEVFFGLDDGLFYVKESASNFGSEKLFDGTANPAGAEGMARIPDKAVESVIEAAEECPGECIFIEVDG
- the sufB gene encoding Fe-S cluster assembly protein SufB; protein product: MNDSLREIEALTEAGYEYGFSTDLDTDIAPPGLTEDTVRLISAKKDEPEWLLEWRLQAYEAWQSMDEPDWAKLQIQPIDYQGLSYWAAPKKKPVLDSLDDVDPEIRDMFDKLGIPLHEQKMLSNVAIDAIVDSVSVTTTFKETLAEAGVIFCSFSEAVKDHPDLVREHLGSVVPVRDNFFAALNSAVFSDGSFCYIPKGVRCPMELSTYFRINSQNTGQFERTLIVAEDDSHVSYLEGCTAPQRDENQLHAAVVELVAKDRAEIKYSTVQNWYPGDENGVGGIYNFVTKRGRAHTDAKISWTQVETGSAITWKYPSVILQGDRSVGEFYSVALSSKRQQADTGTKMIHIGADTTSSIISKGISAGRGQNTYRGLVKVMRSAENARNYTQCDSLLLGSDCGAHTIPYIEVKNPRAQVEHEASTSTVGEDQLYYCRQRGMSEEDAMAMIVNGFCRDVFDELPMEFAVEAQRLLSVSLEGSVG
- a CDS encoding ArsR family transcriptional regulator, coding for MDSANRALSATQRRVLVAVKRQGESTVDELGELLEISPSAVRQHLGALESAGMVSSRRQYGLPGRPANRYRATARAESLFEADDGRFSLELLGHLEAEAPELVARVFDRRRVKMVDDARSRVEGMTTDERVGIVAELLDDQGCLADSEVVDDGHHRINLHTCPVWAVASRHREACTSELDFICDLIPGATVERVTHKTSGDHTCVYEIRATS
- a CDS encoding cation:proton antiporter regulatory subunit, whose amino-acid sequence is MTEVRETKLPGVGVRHEFTSEEGHDMAVIVHHDGRREILAYGADDPDACRSLVSLSETDTQVLAQILGVSRVTETVSQIRQVIGGLALDWTQIPTNSEAAGHPIGDGRFRTTTGASIVAVIRDDVPVPAPDADFVLTAGDVVVAVGPLDGLRTLRSMLGG
- a CDS encoding ABC transporter permease, whose product is MSSNTSGGSMPELHDAHAAMRLGPYLSDLWDRRSYVWYESVSELRSRQVTNVLGNLWHLLNPALNIFVYYLVFGLLLKVDRGVDNFILFLSTGLFVFQLTQKSTIDGARSIISNKGLLKAIKFPRALLPITGAVTEFMSALSSFLVLFGIALLTGESPSWRWFALIPLLVVQFVFNLGASMVAARLTTHFVDFIQILPFFFRLVLYGSGVIFDVTKYVHEGSRVRLLFELNPMYCFITVARWAMFGGELDPTVVVSGIVWSIALCIVGFFFFRAAEERYARV